In Mycolicibacterium alvei, a single window of DNA contains:
- the treY gene encoding malto-oligosyltrehalose synthase — translation MPLPVLSTYRLQMRGDCCTFDDAVNLLDYLDRLGVSHLYLSPILTAVSGSTHGYDVTDPTTVSAALGGPEGLRRLSTAARKRNIGLIVDIVPNHVGVAHPEQNVWWWDLLRNGRTSAYADYFDVDWDLDNGRIVLPVLGSDDDVADLVVDGEVLRLGDLVFPVAPGTGTGTAGEVYDRQHYRLTGWRTGICGYRRFFSITSLAALRQEDRAVFDASHVEVKRWFDEGLVDGLRIDHPDGLSDPAGYLRWLRELTGPDAWIVVEKILAADESLDASLPVNGTTGYDALREVGGLFVDPAGAAVLTTLSGRPDPDAELRLKTAAVTDTLASELGRLCRAVARVTGQNDEQLPTAITALISRIGVYRSDYPALSTILPVALQETACTTPELTEALDLISVAMSRSAEVVSRFNQLCGAATAKAVEDCLFYRDARLVSLNEVGGAPELFGVTTAEFHQRATARQHAWPSTMTTLSTHDTKRGEDVRARIGLLSQVPETWADSVERWTTASTPPDRGTALFLWQNIFGVWPVDGNVTDDLRTRLHSYIEKAIREAATHTSWHDPSREFEDDAHGWLDRVFDGPVAAELTALVGRLDAHARNDSLGQKLIQLTVPGVPDVYQGTESTEDSLVDPDNRRPVDYPALRDALKHGDDAKIRVTSAALTLRRARPQTFLAGAYRPRPAIGDAARHLVGFTRGEDVVVAVSRWTIGLAETGWGDTALPLPEGQWTDRLTGRDWTGRVQVSELLSDSPVALLERSDG, via the coding sequence ATGCCGCTTCCGGTGCTGTCCACGTATCGACTCCAGATGCGCGGGGACTGCTGCACATTCGATGATGCGGTGAACCTGCTGGACTATCTGGACCGCCTCGGGGTGTCCCACCTCTACCTGTCCCCGATCCTGACTGCCGTATCCGGATCCACCCACGGATACGACGTCACCGACCCCACCACGGTGTCGGCGGCACTCGGCGGACCCGAGGGTCTGCGGCGGCTGTCCACAGCAGCCCGTAAGAGGAACATCGGCCTCATTGTCGATATCGTGCCCAACCATGTCGGCGTCGCCCACCCCGAGCAGAACGTCTGGTGGTGGGATCTGCTTCGGAACGGCCGGACCTCGGCCTATGCCGACTACTTCGACGTCGACTGGGATCTCGACAACGGCCGGATCGTGCTCCCGGTCTTGGGTTCCGACGACGACGTCGCCGATCTGGTGGTCGACGGCGAGGTGCTGCGGCTGGGTGACCTCGTCTTCCCTGTCGCACCGGGCACCGGCACCGGCACCGCCGGCGAGGTGTATGACCGCCAGCACTACCGGCTGACCGGATGGCGTACCGGCATCTGCGGTTATCGGCGCTTCTTCTCGATCACCTCCCTGGCGGCGCTTCGCCAAGAGGACCGGGCCGTTTTCGACGCCAGCCACGTGGAGGTGAAACGCTGGTTCGACGAGGGATTGGTGGATGGCCTGCGCATCGACCATCCCGACGGATTGTCCGATCCCGCAGGCTATCTGCGATGGCTGCGCGAGCTCACCGGACCCGACGCCTGGATCGTGGTGGAGAAGATTCTCGCCGCCGACGAAAGCCTGGACGCGTCGCTGCCGGTCAACGGCACCACCGGGTATGACGCGCTACGCGAAGTCGGCGGACTGTTCGTCGATCCGGCCGGTGCGGCCGTACTCACCACGCTCAGCGGCCGCCCGGATCCCGACGCCGAGCTCAGGCTCAAGACCGCGGCGGTCACCGACACCCTGGCCAGTGAACTGGGCCGGCTGTGCCGCGCCGTCGCGAGGGTGACCGGACAGAACGACGAGCAGCTGCCCACCGCCATCACCGCGTTGATCAGCCGGATCGGTGTCTATCGCAGCGACTATCCCGCACTCAGCACGATCCTGCCGGTGGCGTTGCAGGAGACTGCTTGCACCACACCGGAACTCACCGAGGCGCTGGACTTGATATCGGTGGCCATGTCTCGCAGTGCCGAGGTGGTCTCCCGGTTCAACCAACTGTGCGGAGCCGCAACGGCGAAGGCCGTCGAGGACTGTCTGTTCTACCGCGACGCGCGGCTGGTCTCACTCAACGAGGTCGGCGGTGCGCCCGAGCTGTTCGGAGTCACGACGGCCGAGTTCCACCAGCGGGCGACGGCGCGGCAGCATGCCTGGCCGTCGACGATGACCACCCTGTCGACCCACGACACCAAGCGCGGCGAGGATGTCCGCGCCCGCATCGGGTTGCTGTCCCAGGTGCCGGAAACCTGGGCGGATTCGGTCGAGCGGTGGACTACGGCGTCCACTCCCCCAGATCGCGGCACCGCACTATTCCTGTGGCAGAACATCTTCGGAGTCTGGCCGGTCGATGGGAACGTCACCGACGATCTCCGCACCCGGCTGCACAGCTACATCGAGAAGGCGATCCGGGAAGCCGCTACCCACACCTCCTGGCATGACCCGTCCCGCGAGTTCGAGGATGACGCACACGGCTGGCTGGATCGAGTGTTCGACGGACCGGTCGCTGCCGAATTGACGGCACTGGTGGGTCGACTCGACGCGCATGCCCGTAACGACAGCCTGGGGCAGAAACTCATCCAGCTGACCGTGCCCGGTGTCCCCGACGTCTACCAGGGCACCGAATCCACCGAGGACAGTCTTGTCGATCCGGACAACCGGCGCCCGGTCGACTACCCGGCGTTACGTGACGCGTTGAAGCATGGGGACGATGCCAAGATCCGGGTGACCAGCGCCGCGCTGACCCTGCGTCGTGCGCGTCCGCAGACATTCCTCGCCGGTGCCTACCGCCCGCGGCCGGCCATCGGCGACGCTGCGCGGCACCTGGTGGGCTTCACGCGAGGTGAGGATGTCGTGGTGGCAGTCAGCCGCTGGACCATAGGATTGGCCGAAACCGGCTGGGGCGATACGGCTTTGCCGCTGCCCGAGGGACAGTGGACCGATCGGCTCACTGGCCGGGATTGGACTGGTCGGGTCCAGGTGTCCGAGCTGCTCTCGGATTCACCTGTAGCCTTGTTGGAACGCTCCGATGGCTGA
- the treZ gene encoding malto-oligosyltrehalose trehalohydrolase, translated as MAEFTVWAPIPDRVRVDVDGTLHDMVRSADGWWRADVACDSGARYGFVLDEDPEVLPDPRSPRQPDGVHARSQLWVPAPDAWTDTPWAGRSICGGVIYELHTGTFTPEGTFDAVIDKLDHLVELGVDFVELMPVNAFNGPHGWGYDGVLWYAVHEPYGGPDGLIRLVDACHARGLGVLVDAVFNHLGPSGNYLPRFGPYLSAGRNPWGSSINLSDADADEVRTYIIECALRWMRDFHVDGLRLDAVHALVDHTAMHLLEELAAETDALAEELGRPLSLIAESDLNDPRLITPRDRGGYGLTAQWDDDVHHAIHTAVSGERQGYYADFGSLSTLAQTLKHGYFHSGTYSSFRHRRHGRPLDTATIPATRLLAYTLTHDQVGNRAVGDRPSQLLTFGQLAVKAALALGSPYTAMLFMGEEWGSSSPFQFFSSHPESDLARATAEGRKAEFAEHGWDADEIPDPQDPATFLRSKLNWTEVTEDDHDRLHRTYRELIALRRGEPDLADPWLDHMSIDFDEEQRWIILHRGSVAVACNLGTKPVTVPVSGELLLAWENPDVGPDSTVLAGHSFAVLRRGRDQ; from the coding sequence ATGGCTGAGTTCACCGTGTGGGCGCCAATACCGGACCGGGTTCGGGTCGACGTGGACGGAACGTTGCATGACATGGTGCGTTCCGCAGACGGATGGTGGCGCGCCGACGTCGCCTGCGACTCCGGAGCCCGGTACGGGTTCGTCCTCGACGAGGATCCCGAGGTCCTGCCGGATCCTCGTTCACCGCGCCAGCCCGACGGCGTGCATGCCCGCTCGCAACTATGGGTTCCGGCTCCCGATGCGTGGACCGACACCCCATGGGCCGGCCGGTCCATCTGCGGTGGGGTGATCTACGAGTTGCACACCGGAACATTCACGCCCGAGGGCACCTTCGATGCCGTGATCGACAAGCTCGATCATCTAGTGGAACTCGGTGTCGATTTCGTGGAGCTGATGCCGGTCAATGCATTCAACGGGCCCCACGGCTGGGGATATGACGGGGTGCTCTGGTACGCGGTACACGAGCCCTACGGTGGCCCCGACGGCCTCATCCGCCTCGTCGATGCCTGCCACGCCCGTGGCCTCGGCGTTCTCGTCGACGCGGTGTTCAACCACCTCGGACCGTCCGGCAACTACCTCCCACGGTTCGGCCCCTACCTGTCGGCGGGCCGAAATCCCTGGGGCAGTTCGATCAACCTGTCCGATGCCGACGCCGACGAGGTACGGACCTACATCATCGAGTGCGCGCTGCGCTGGATGCGCGACTTCCACGTCGACGGCCTGCGTCTGGATGCGGTACACGCGCTGGTAGACCACACCGCGATGCATCTGTTGGAGGAACTCGCGGCCGAAACTGACGCACTGGCCGAAGAACTCGGCCGGCCGCTGTCGCTGATCGCCGAAAGCGACCTCAATGATCCGCGGCTGATCACCCCGCGGGATCGGGGTGGCTATGGTTTGACCGCACAGTGGGACGACGACGTCCACCACGCGATCCACACCGCGGTATCGGGTGAACGGCAGGGCTACTACGCCGATTTCGGATCGTTGTCGACGTTGGCGCAGACGTTGAAACACGGCTACTTCCACTCCGGCACCTACTCGTCGTTCCGGCACCGCAGGCATGGTCGGCCGTTGGACACCGCGACCATTCCGGCCACCCGACTGCTGGCGTACACGCTCACCCACGACCAGGTCGGCAACCGCGCCGTGGGCGATCGACCGTCGCAACTCCTGACTTTCGGCCAACTGGCCGTCAAAGCCGCATTGGCACTCGGATCACCCTATACGGCAATGCTTTTCATGGGTGAAGAGTGGGGGTCCTCCTCACCGTTTCAGTTCTTCAGTTCGCACCCCGAGTCGGATCTGGCCCGCGCCACGGCCGAGGGGCGCAAAGCCGAGTTCGCCGAGCACGGCTGGGATGCCGACGAGATCCCCGATCCACAGGACCCGGCGACGTTCCTGCGGTCCAAGCTGAATTGGACCGAGGTCACCGAGGATGACCATGATCGACTCCACCGGACCTATCGCGAGCTGATCGCCTTACGGCGCGGCGAACCTGACCTCGCCGACCCGTGGCTCGACCACATGTCGATCGACTTCGACGAAGAACAGCGCTGGATCATTCTGCATCGAGGGTCCGTGGCCGTTGCCTGCAATCTGGGCACCAAGCCAGTGACGGTGCCGGTCTCCGGCGAGCTGCTCCTGGCGTGGGAGAACCCCGACGTCGGTCCCGACAGCACGGTACTGGCGGGACATTCTTTCGCCGTTCTGCGCCGCGGCCGCGATCAGTAG
- the ilvA gene encoding threonine ammonia-lyase IlvA — protein sequence MTADLSKGSRVSPLAAPLSAADIDEAAKRISGVVTRSPLQFNERLSEATGANVYLKREDLQAVRSYKVRGAFNLMAQLSPEELAAGVVCSSAGNHAQGFAMACRSMRTHGRVYVPAKTPKQKRDRIRYHGREFIELIAVGSTYDLAAGAALDDVGRTGATLVPPYDDVRTMAGQGTIAAELLDQLDDEPDLVIVPVGGGGCISGITTYLAERAAGTSVLGVEPAGAASMIAALAAGGPVTLDHVDQFVDGAAVARAGALPYAALAAAGDMVSFTTVDEGAVCTAMLDMYQNDGIIAEPAGALSVAALLEADIEQGSTVVCLISGGNNDVSRYNEVVERSLVHLGLKHYFLVDFPQEPGALRRFLDEVLGPGDDITLFEYVKRNNRETGEALCGVELSAATDLEGLLARMESSDIHVQLLEPGSPTYRYLT from the coding sequence GTGACTGCCGATCTGAGCAAGGGCTCCCGAGTCTCCCCGCTGGCTGCGCCGCTTTCCGCAGCCGACATCGACGAGGCCGCCAAGCGAATTTCGGGCGTGGTCACCCGCAGCCCGCTGCAGTTCAACGAGCGCCTGTCGGAAGCGACCGGAGCCAACGTCTACCTCAAACGTGAGGACCTGCAGGCAGTGCGTTCCTACAAGGTGCGCGGCGCATTCAATCTGATGGCGCAGCTCTCGCCCGAAGAGCTGGCCGCCGGTGTGGTGTGTTCCTCGGCCGGCAACCACGCTCAAGGCTTCGCCATGGCCTGCCGGTCGATGCGGACCCATGGCCGCGTGTACGTGCCGGCCAAGACGCCCAAGCAGAAGCGGGACCGGATCCGGTATCACGGCCGCGAGTTCATCGAGCTCATCGCGGTCGGGTCGACCTATGATCTGGCCGCCGGTGCGGCGCTCGACGATGTCGGACGCACCGGCGCGACCCTCGTCCCCCCGTACGACGACGTGCGGACGATGGCCGGACAGGGCACCATCGCTGCAGAGCTGCTCGACCAACTCGACGACGAGCCGGACCTGGTGATCGTCCCCGTCGGCGGCGGCGGCTGCATCTCCGGTATCACCACATATCTCGCCGAGCGGGCCGCGGGCACCTCGGTGCTCGGTGTCGAGCCTGCCGGCGCGGCCTCGATGATCGCCGCGCTGGCCGCAGGCGGACCCGTCACCCTGGACCACGTCGACCAGTTCGTCGACGGTGCGGCCGTGGCGCGGGCCGGGGCGTTGCCCTATGCGGCGTTGGCCGCCGCCGGCGACATGGTCTCCTTCACCACGGTCGACGAGGGCGCGGTGTGCACTGCGATGCTCGATATGTATCAGAACGACGGAATCATCGCCGAGCCCGCCGGTGCACTGTCGGTGGCGGCGCTGCTGGAGGCGGACATCGAGCAGGGTTCCACCGTGGTGTGCCTGATCTCCGGCGGAAACAACGATGTGTCCCGGTACAACGAGGTGGTCGAGCGCTCACTGGTGCATCTTGGGCTCAAGCACTACTTCCTGGTCGACTTCCCGCAGGAACCCGGGGCGCTGCGCCGATTCCTCGACGAGGTTCTCGGACCTGGCGACGACATCACGCTTTTCGAGTACGTCAAACGCAACAACCGCGAAACCGGTGAGGCACTGTGCGGTGTCGAGTTGAGCGCAGCGACCGACCTGGAGGGCCTGCTGGCCCGCATGGAGAGCTCCGACATCCATGTCCAGCTACTCGAGCCAGGGTCACCGACCTACCGGTACCTGACCTGA
- a CDS encoding lipoprotein LpqH, with translation MQHIQQRVRRVATHTVSVGALALSACAAATGIPADANTARIFINGEEIPTTFPVLCTQRSWMWTIETQPEAPGFTAIIQTGGGPVEPKLMRLTGIDGFTGSSANVTSPADAGIEGTTFRISGTARGWFSDRPTRPTEVQYRMEARC, from the coding sequence ATGCAGCACATCCAGCAGCGGGTGCGGCGGGTCGCGACGCACACTGTTTCGGTAGGCGCACTGGCGTTATCTGCCTGCGCAGCGGCCACCGGCATCCCGGCGGATGCCAATACGGCGCGGATCTTCATCAACGGCGAGGAGATACCGACCACGTTCCCAGTGCTGTGTACGCAACGGTCCTGGATGTGGACCATCGAAACGCAGCCGGAGGCGCCCGGGTTCACGGCCATCATCCAGACCGGCGGCGGCCCCGTCGAACCGAAGCTGATGCGCCTGACCGGCATAGATGGGTTCACCGGCAGCTCAGCTAATGTGACATCGCCCGCCGATGCCGGCATCGAGGGCACCACATTCCGCATCAGCGGCACGGCGCGTGGCTGGTTCTCCGACCGCCCCACCAGACCGACCGAGGTCCAGTACCGAATGGAAGCCCGCTGTTGA
- a CDS encoding SRPBCC family protein, protein MRSTHVSVWIDVAPDAVYTYASDPRQMADWAAGLAEGGLRLTPRGWVADSPMGEVTVEFAAPNTLGVLDHVVQLPSGEAVYNPMRVVPAGVDAASCEVVFTVRQRSGVTDAEFEADVAAVAADLETLRRRLESH, encoded by the coding sequence ATGCGCAGTACGCATGTGAGCGTCTGGATCGACGTTGCCCCCGATGCGGTGTATACCTACGCATCGGATCCACGGCAGATGGCCGATTGGGCGGCGGGGCTGGCTGAGGGCGGGTTGCGACTCACTCCGCGAGGATGGGTCGCCGATTCCCCGATGGGGGAGGTCACCGTGGAGTTTGCCGCGCCGAACACGCTGGGAGTACTCGATCACGTGGTGCAGTTGCCCTCGGGCGAGGCTGTCTACAACCCGATGCGGGTGGTGCCGGCCGGGGTCGACGCCGCCTCATGCGAGGTTGTGTTCACGGTTCGGCAGCGGTCCGGCGTCACGGACGCAGAGTTCGAAGCTGATGTAGCGGCCGTGGCGGCCGACCTGGAGACCTTGCGGCGACGGCTGGAAAGTCACTGA
- a CDS encoding class I SAM-dependent methyltransferase, producing the protein MGIATTGLTPVEETAFLTLYARALDSRWARPILGDTMADETVGRLDYDFAGLGVQTSVVCQSALRAKMLDDRVRAFVADHPDAVVVDLGGGLDSGVHRVAPPATVDWYSVDLPGISELRDHVLTSLPQAHTVSASLADQDWTDPIPSDRPTMLVADGLFAFLTEPVIIGIFRRITQHFESGELAFNDYGRIGWMSKAALKFFPAKMFKDVGSQWGYPGFKDAHHPETWNPQLRLVEEASLTHQPEVDLFPGALRIATRVSGLTKATARKARILRYRF; encoded by the coding sequence GTGGGTATTGCGACGACGGGCCTGACGCCGGTGGAGGAAACCGCGTTCCTGACCTTGTACGCCAGGGCACTCGACAGTCGGTGGGCGCGCCCCATCCTCGGTGACACGATGGCCGACGAGACGGTCGGCAGACTCGACTACGACTTCGCCGGTCTCGGTGTGCAGACCAGCGTGGTGTGCCAGTCGGCGTTGCGCGCCAAGATGCTCGACGACCGGGTCCGCGCGTTTGTCGCCGATCATCCCGACGCGGTCGTGGTCGATCTCGGCGGAGGTCTCGACAGCGGTGTCCACCGTGTTGCGCCGCCGGCCACGGTGGACTGGTACAGCGTGGATCTGCCGGGGATCAGCGAACTGCGCGATCACGTGTTGACCTCACTCCCCCAGGCGCACACTGTCTCCGCATCGTTGGCGGATCAGGACTGGACGGATCCGATCCCGTCCGACCGCCCCACGATGCTGGTGGCCGATGGATTGTTCGCGTTCCTCACCGAACCGGTGATCATCGGTATCTTCCGGAGAATCACCCAACACTTCGAATCCGGCGAATTGGCATTCAACGACTACGGCCGTATCGGCTGGATGAGTAAGGCCGCGCTGAAGTTCTTCCCCGCCAAGATGTTCAAAGACGTCGGAAGCCAGTGGGGTTACCCGGGTTTCAAGGATGCGCACCATCCTGAAACCTGGAATCCGCAATTGCGACTCGTCGAAGAGGCCAGCCTCACCCACCAACCGGAGGTCGACCTGTTCCCCGGTGCACTGCGGATCGCCACACGAGTCAGCGGCCTCACCAAGGCCACAGCCCGCAAGGCGCGCATCCTGCGGTACCGGTTCTGA
- a CDS encoding MerR family transcriptional regulator, with the protein MAATLTIGDVTQRSGVAQTALRYYEQVGLLPAPQRLGGQRRYQESVLMRLEVIRLCKAAGFSLTEIGLLLKDDTPGRPVARELAQSKLAEIDAQMEALTHARAIIEWGMRCTCPSIELCTCGIHHELPA; encoded by the coding sequence ATGGCCGCGACGCTGACCATTGGAGACGTCACGCAGCGGAGCGGGGTCGCCCAGACCGCGCTCCGGTACTACGAGCAGGTCGGGCTGTTGCCCGCGCCGCAGCGCCTGGGCGGGCAGCGTCGCTATCAGGAGTCGGTCCTGATGCGTCTGGAGGTGATCAGGTTGTGCAAGGCCGCCGGCTTCTCGCTGACCGAGATCGGGCTGCTGCTCAAGGACGACACCCCGGGCCGGCCGGTGGCTCGTGAGCTGGCGCAGAGCAAGCTTGCCGAGATCGATGCACAAATGGAGGCGCTGACCCATGCGCGGGCCATCATCGAGTGGGGTATGCGGTGTACATGTCCGTCAATCGAGTTGTGCACATGCGGAATTCATCACGAACTCCCGGCCTGA
- a CDS encoding PPOX class F420-dependent oxidoreductase has product MPHTDTTLETLSRSQYALLRSFRRDGTAVDTPIWFVLNGPTALFRTKIGPKTRRLAARPEVELVVCDYQGRITGSTWLNGRATVLGGEDAEQANRALHRRYGWQWNIVPLLKIPGVTNVHRDLPLREKLRRARDRALWPDSAIVKIDLDLARTRC; this is encoded by the coding sequence ATGCCACACACCGACACCACGCTGGAGACCCTGAGCCGCTCCCAATACGCGCTGCTGCGCAGCTTTCGCCGCGACGGCACCGCTGTCGACACCCCGATCTGGTTCGTCCTCAACGGCCCAACGGCGTTGTTCCGCACCAAGATCGGACCGAAAACCCGCAGACTCGCGGCCCGGCCCGAGGTCGAATTGGTGGTCTGCGACTACCAGGGACGAATCACCGGCAGTACTTGGCTGAACGGCCGGGCCACCGTCCTGGGCGGTGAGGACGCCGAACAAGCCAACCGTGCGCTGCACCGGCGCTACGGATGGCAGTGGAACATCGTGCCGTTGCTGAAGATCCCCGGCGTCACCAACGTTCATCGCGATCTTCCCCTACGCGAGAAGCTACGGCGGGCGCGGGATCGGGCGCTGTGGCCAGACAGCGCGATCGTCAAGATCGACCTGGACCTCGCCCGGACCCGATGCTGA